In Gimesia benthica, a single window of DNA contains:
- a CDS encoding type II and III secretion system protein family protein, which yields MPVLGRIVFACLLCFGTVCLAADPQERPALLKQVPSETNQRPAALDHLRLATEQLQAAGLKTEAERLRELSLQIKQRIRQKQAELETQAKQLQQLVGTPAQILCRCCILELTPDAAEEFATAAKPVNQVQSGVAIYSNAESVFAKLKREGKIKRVHASPQIVTRPGKPATFKSGGEFPIPIPADDRQPSVEWREFGIICKVEPDLLENGKVLLRFSPEISECDFAHAVQVNGTTVPGLTVRRVNTRAEMNLGETLVVKTVSNTKDQAETVTLYMVTPVNFEE from the coding sequence ATGCCGGTTCTTGGTCGCATTGTTTTTGCCTGTCTGCTCTGCTTTGGTACAGTTTGTCTGGCTGCTGATCCGCAGGAACGTCCGGCTCTGCTGAAGCAGGTACCCTCTGAAACCAATCAGCGGCCAGCAGCCCTCGATCATCTTCGCCTGGCAACAGAACAACTGCAGGCGGCGGGCCTGAAAACAGAAGCAGAGAGACTGCGGGAACTCTCTCTGCAGATCAAACAACGCATTCGTCAGAAACAGGCGGAATTGGAGACACAGGCAAAACAACTGCAACAGCTGGTGGGAACGCCGGCTCAGATTTTGTGCCGCTGTTGTATTCTGGAACTCACCCCGGACGCTGCAGAAGAATTTGCCACAGCTGCGAAGCCGGTGAATCAGGTTCAATCAGGAGTCGCAATCTACAGCAACGCCGAATCAGTCTTCGCAAAACTGAAACGGGAGGGGAAAATCAAGCGGGTCCACGCCAGTCCGCAGATTGTGACCAGGCCAGGAAAACCGGCGACCTTTAAAAGTGGCGGCGAATTTCCGATCCCGATCCCGGCCGACGACAGGCAGCCCTCAGTCGAATGGAGAGAGTTTGGCATCATCTGCAAAGTCGAGCCGGATCTGTTGGAGAATGGTAAAGTCCTGCTCCGCTTCTCCCCCGAAATTTCAGAATGTGACTTTGCGCACGCGGTCCAGGTCAACGGCACCACGGTCCCCGGCCTGACAGTACGACGCGTCAACACCAGGGCAGAAATGAATCTCGGTGAAACGCTGGTGGTGAAAACAGTCTCGAACACGAAAGACCAGGCAGAGACCGTAACCCTGTATATGGTCACGCCGGTTAACTTTGAAGAATAA
- a CDS encoding Gfo/Idh/MocA family protein — MDRRTFLQGSAAGLATLSLDQVAKAAASERIRIGMIGAGGRAAALNRHFAENPQAEIVTIAEIDSARLGNTVDTVTRLQGKQPEVIRDFRHLLDDNSLDAIVVGTPDHWHAIPTILACQAGKDVYVEKPDGHNIVEGQRMVAAMKKHNRVVQLGSQHRSTERLKSALAYIRSGALGRCLVAKAWESTRQGNIGYPPDSTPPDTVDYDMWLGPAKKRPFNKNRFHGRWRWFHDYGTGDLGNDGVHRLDMAFAALNAACEAQGDAAISLPSKISATGGKWYFDDMQEWPDTLQVTYEYQSDTPKILTYEMRIWAPYHYHGESEGAVIYGDKAHMTIGNSRWRVYGERGKLIKEVKGDSDAGPHVANFLDCIKTRSKPACDLETVGHPASILCHAGNIAARVGRTLTLDPQTETFKNDDDANQLRGREEWRKPWTLPEV, encoded by the coding sequence ATGGACCGCAGGACGTTTCTACAGGGTTCAGCCGCCGGGCTGGCCACTCTCTCCCTGGATCAGGTTGCTAAAGCCGCTGCCAGCGAACGCATTCGCATCGGCATGATCGGTGCCGGCGGTCGCGCTGCCGCCCTCAACCGTCACTTCGCGGAAAACCCCCAGGCCGAAATCGTCACCATCGCCGAGATCGACTCCGCCCGCCTCGGCAACACCGTGGACACCGTCACCAGACTGCAGGGCAAACAACCAGAAGTCATCCGCGATTTCCGTCACCTGCTCGACGACAACAGTCTCGACGCCATCGTGGTCGGCACTCCCGATCACTGGCACGCCATCCCCACGATCCTCGCCTGCCAGGCCGGCAAAGATGTCTACGTCGAAAAGCCGGACGGCCACAACATCGTCGAAGGCCAGCGGATGGTCGCCGCCATGAAAAAACACAACCGCGTCGTGCAATTGGGCTCGCAGCACCGTTCCACCGAACGCCTGAAGTCGGCCCTCGCCTACATCCGCAGCGGCGCCCTCGGTCGCTGCCTGGTCGCCAAAGCCTGGGAAAGCACCCGGCAGGGAAACATCGGCTACCCGCCTGACAGCACGCCCCCCGACACTGTCGATTACGACATGTGGCTCGGCCCTGCCAAAAAACGCCCCTTCAATAAAAACCGCTTCCACGGCCGCTGGCGCTGGTTCCACGATTATGGCACCGGCGACCTGGGCAACGACGGCGTGCATCGTCTCGACATGGCCTTCGCCGCGCTCAATGCCGCTTGTGAAGCACAAGGCGACGCCGCCATTTCGCTCCCCTCCAAAATCTCCGCGACCGGCGGCAAATGGTACTTCGACGACATGCAGGAATGGCCCGATACCCTGCAGGTCACCTACGAATACCAGAGCGATACGCCCAAAATCCTCACCTACGAAATGCGGATCTGGGCCCCCTACCATTATCACGGCGAATCAGAAGGCGCCGTCATCTACGGCGATAAAGCCCATATGACCATCGGCAACAGCCGCTGGCGCGTTTACGGCGAGCGCGGCAAGCTGATCAAGGAAGTCAAAGGGGACAGCGACGCCGGCCCGCACGTGGCCAACTTCCTCGACTGCATCAAGACCCGCAGCAAACCGGCCTGCGATCTGGAAACGGTGGGACACCCCGCCTCCATCCTCTGCCACGCCGGCAACATCGCCGCTCGCGTCGGCCGCACACTGACTCTCGATCCCCAAACTGAAACCTTCAAAAACGACGACGACGCCAACCAGCTCCGCGGCCGGGAAGAATGGCGCAAACCCTGGACACTCCCCGAAGTCTAA